One region of Marivirga arenosa genomic DNA includes:
- a CDS encoding ATP-binding cassette domain-containing protein has product MSEEILKALTQLFGIITKQDGGVTEKERNFVIGFFQQELDQDSIKEYLELYDKLVGWGVEPEKEEEDGKAKKKKLTSVRDSVRTLAICKKINKTLTQKQKVVVLIKLLEMVSADKNFTPQRMEIIDTVSNVFNIVKDEFKLIESFVIKSDSKELVQFEDILAVNNDTPAEDALHVHADIDGEILFLNVRSVDMYFVKYTGTEEINLNGFIMKTDSVYLFSHGSTIKTPKGAALYYSELIRKFLSDAEQVNLSFNAEDIVLQFPNGELGLRNVNVFEGPGELVGIMGASGAGKTTLMNVLAGIHPPTSGHIKINGLDLNEDKEELQGIIGYVSQDDLLIEELTVYQNLYYNAKLCFANMSEEDIHQRVMDTLENLGLEQRKDLRVGGVLDKTISGGQRKRLNIALELIREPAVMFVDEPTSGLSSRDSENVIDLLKELTLKGKLIFVVIHQPSSDIYKMFDKMVIMDTGGYQIFYGHPVEAVTYFKKTTNQVDADRGVCPTCGNVNPEQIFNIVEAKVVDEYGQLTNKRKVNPTQWREFYHDHFDHKPVKEEEKAPPSTLAIPNKLKQTVIFTVRDTLSKLSNKQYLFINLLEAPFLALLLAFIIKYRSAPTGDDYIYRFNDNLPAFLLMSIIVALFMGLTVSAEEIIRDRKILKRESFLNLSWNSYLLSKITILFTLSAIQTLTYVIIGVLVLEIRDATISMWAILFTTSCFANVLGLNVSAAFKSAVTVYILIPLLLIPQMILSGLLFSFDKLNDFISTKGKVPIVADLMTSRWAYEALAVDMFKNNGYQEYFYDIESDEKTADFKSSFLTKKIREKLRVIENNLGSDEIKAKEETEYAIEIIYNAINKEPFKGSLEGKDLEQLLNPESINKEKISMISSYTDELRDHYINEFNLAVKKKETLQFHLENDSAYQFNLNEAKDLYFNESLSDLVRNLTVEDRVIEFKGELIQQIDPVFNTPEKPNNPLNYRTHFFAPEKYFAGIYMDTFYFNILVIWFMSLILYITLYFELFRKALEFFGNIKLKKKDS; this is encoded by the coding sequence ATGAGTGAAGAGATACTCAAAGCCTTAACTCAACTATTTGGAATTATCACCAAGCAGGATGGAGGGGTAACCGAAAAAGAAAGAAATTTTGTTATCGGTTTCTTCCAGCAAGAGCTCGACCAAGACTCTATTAAAGAATATTTAGAGCTTTACGATAAGTTAGTAGGCTGGGGTGTTGAACCTGAAAAAGAGGAAGAAGACGGGAAAGCTAAAAAGAAAAAACTTACCTCAGTAAGAGACTCTGTTCGTACTCTTGCAATCTGTAAAAAGATCAATAAAACTCTAACCCAAAAGCAGAAAGTTGTTGTACTTATAAAGCTTTTGGAAATGGTTTCTGCTGACAAAAACTTTACTCCTCAAAGAATGGAAATCATTGATACGGTTTCCAATGTCTTTAACATTGTTAAAGATGAGTTTAAGCTAATTGAAAGTTTTGTAATCAAGTCTGATTCAAAAGAACTTGTTCAATTTGAGGATATCTTAGCTGTTAATAATGATACTCCGGCTGAAGATGCACTTCATGTTCATGCTGATATAGACGGTGAGATACTATTCTTGAATGTTAGAAGTGTCGATATGTATTTTGTAAAATACACTGGCACTGAAGAAATAAATTTAAATGGTTTTATCATGAAAACAGATTCTGTTTATCTGTTTTCTCATGGTAGTACTATTAAAACACCTAAAGGTGCAGCCTTATACTATTCTGAATTAATTCGAAAGTTCTTATCCGATGCTGAACAGGTTAATTTATCTTTTAATGCAGAAGATATTGTGCTTCAGTTTCCAAATGGGGAACTAGGATTAAGAAACGTTAATGTTTTTGAAGGGCCTGGAGAATTAGTCGGAATAATGGGAGCTTCAGGAGCTGGTAAGACCACTCTAATGAATGTATTGGCTGGAATTCATCCTCCAACTAGCGGCCATATTAAAATTAACGGTTTAGATCTAAATGAAGATAAAGAGGAGCTTCAAGGGATCATAGGATATGTATCTCAGGATGATTTACTAATTGAAGAGCTTACAGTTTACCAGAACTTATATTATAATGCCAAGCTTTGCTTTGCTAATATGTCTGAAGAAGATATTCATCAAAGAGTGATGGATACTTTAGAGAATCTTGGATTGGAACAAAGAAAAGATTTAAGAGTAGGAGGAGTTTTAGATAAAACTATTTCTGGTGGACAAAGGAAAAGACTAAATATTGCACTGGAGCTAATTAGAGAGCCTGCCGTAATGTTTGTGGATGAACCAACTTCAGGTTTGTCATCAAGAGATTCAGAAAATGTAATTGATTTACTGAAAGAGTTAACTTTGAAAGGTAAACTTATATTTGTAGTAATCCACCAACCATCATCTGACATTTATAAAATGTTTGATAAGATGGTTATAATGGATACAGGAGGTTACCAGATATTCTATGGACATCCAGTTGAAGCCGTAACCTATTTTAAGAAAACAACTAATCAAGTTGATGCGGATAGGGGAGTATGTCCAACATGTGGTAATGTTAACCCGGAACAAATTTTTAATATAGTTGAGGCGAAAGTTGTAGATGAATATGGTCAGCTAACCAATAAAAGAAAAGTTAATCCAACTCAGTGGAGAGAGTTTTATCATGATCATTTTGATCATAAACCAGTTAAAGAAGAAGAAAAAGCCCCACCATCTACTTTAGCTATTCCTAATAAATTAAAGCAAACTGTAATTTTCACGGTTCGGGATACGCTTTCTAAATTAAGCAATAAACAGTATTTATTTATTAACTTATTAGAAGCTCCATTTCTTGCTCTATTGCTTGCATTCATTATTAAATACAGAAGTGCACCTACAGGGGATGATTATATCTACAGATTTAATGATAATTTACCTGCATTTTTATTGATGAGTATCATTGTAGCCTTATTTATGGGGCTAACAGTTAGTGCGGAAGAGATTATTAGGGATAGAAAAATTCTTAAACGTGAGTCATTCTTGAATTTAAGCTGGAATAGCTATTTGCTATCTAAAATCACCATTTTATTTACGTTATCAGCTATTCAAACTTTAACTTATGTTATAATAGGTGTGTTAGTACTGGAAATACGAGACGCCACCATTAGTATGTGGGCTATTTTATTTACCACCTCATGCTTTGCCAATGTTTTAGGTCTGAACGTAAGTGCGGCATTTAAATCAGCTGTTACAGTCTACATCCTAATTCCTTTATTATTAATACCTCAAATGATTTTGAGTGGTTTATTATTTAGTTTTGATAAGCTAAATGATTTCATAAGTACAAAAGGTAAGGTGCCTATTGTAGCTGATTTAATGACCTCAAGATGGGCATATGAAGCGTTAGCGGTTGACATGTTTAAAAATAATGGATATCAGGAATATTTTTATGATATCGAGTCTGATGAAAAGACGGCTGATTTTAAATCTTCTTTCTTAACTAAAAAAATCAGGGAAAAGCTTAGAGTGATTGAAAATAATCTTGGTTCTGATGAAATAAAAGCGAAGGAAGAGACAGAATATGCAATTGAGATTATCTATAATGCAATCAATAAAGAGCCTTTCAAAGGTAGTTTAGAAGGCAAGGACTTAGAGCAATTGCTAAATCCAGAATCTATCAATAAAGAGAAAATATCCATGATCAGTAGCTATACTGATGAATTGAGAGATCATTATATAAATGAATTTAATTTAGCAGTTAAAAAGAAAGAGACCTTACAATTCCATTTAGAAAATGATTCAGCTTATCAGTTTAATCTAAATGAAGCTAAAGATCTATATTTTAATGAAAGTTTATCTGATTTAGTAAGAAACCTCACAGTTGAGGATAGGGTTATTGAATTTAAAGGTGAATTGATTCAACAGATTGATCCTGTTTTCAATACACCGGAAAAACCCAATAATCCATTAAATTATAGGACACATTTCTTTGCTCCTGAAAAGTATTTTGCAGGGATTTACATGGATACTTTTTATTTTAACATACTTGTTATATGGTTCATGTCTTTAATTTTATATATTACGCTATATTTTGAGCTGTTTAGAAAAGCTTTAGAGTTTTTTGGTAATATTAAATTGAAGAAAAAAGATTCCTAA
- a CDS encoding DUF1987 domain-containing protein — translation MEIINLEGTEDTPKILLDKGNGIFEISGRSLPEDSAEFYQPILDWISAYGEDPNPETLFTFKLEYFNTASSKLILDVLSSLEDIDGVTIDWYFHEDDEDMEEAGEEFSELVEIPFEFKTY, via the coding sequence ATGGAAATCATTAACCTAGAAGGAACAGAAGATACCCCCAAAATATTATTAGATAAAGGAAATGGTATATTTGAAATTTCAGGACGCTCTTTACCTGAAGATTCAGCTGAGTTTTATCAACCAATACTAGATTGGATTTCTGCTTACGGAGAAGATCCTAATCCTGAAACTTTATTTACTTTTAAACTAGAATATTTTAATACGGCTTCTTCAAAATTAATTTTGGATGTGCTTTCATCTCTAGAGGATATTGATGGGGTTACTATTGATTGGTATTTCCATGAAGATGATGAAGATATGGAAGAAGCAGGAGAGGAATTTTCAGAATTGGTTGAAATTCCATTCGAATTTAAAACGTATTAA
- a CDS encoding SiaB family protein kinase yields the protein MKYIYDLHKTMLSRNLILVYEGEFTQEITKSVLAMAERNMDSMGEESSIKRKVFNVMVECLQNIVKHSDDFNPLSAKRNAAIFIIGKEDDRYVVTSGNPVDKETADSLKERIDSINKLDKDGLKAMYKDIIKSNSLSDKGGAGLGFVDMARKSGQKLEYDFEDMGEGFYFFSLTTTILRF from the coding sequence ATGAAGTATATATACGACCTACATAAAACCATGCTGTCTAGAAACCTTATTTTGGTATATGAGGGTGAGTTCACCCAGGAAATTACCAAGTCAGTTTTGGCAATGGCAGAAAGAAACATGGATTCTATGGGTGAGGAGTCTAGCATTAAACGGAAAGTATTTAATGTAATGGTAGAGTGTTTACAAAATATTGTAAAACATTCTGATGATTTTAATCCACTTTCAGCAAAAAGAAATGCTGCAATTTTTATTATTGGTAAAGAAGACGATAGATATGTAGTGACTAGTGGTAATCCAGTTGATAAGGAAACAGCAGATTCTCTGAAAGAGAGAATTGATAGCATAAATAAACTAGATAAAGATGGATTAAAGGCTATGTATAAGGATATTATTAAATCAAATAGCTTATCCGATAAAGGTGGTGCTGGCTTAGGATTTGTTGATATGGCGCGTAAGTCTGGTCAAAAATTAGAATATGATTTTGAAGACATGGGAGAAGGATTTTATTTCTTTTCTTTAACCACTACGATTTTGAGATTTTAA